GCAGTGTCCCCGGTCATTGTTCCGCCGGCCAAAAGCTCAAGGTTGAAGTTCGAACTGGTAACACCACCGGTGGCGTTGCTCCGTCGCCGCCTGTAACTCCAAGCACCACCACTTTTACAGTGGGTGACTCTACTGGTTGGCGTGTCCCTACCAATGATGATTTTTATGAGGATTGGGCTGATCATAAACACTTCGTTGTTGGGGATGTTTTAGGTcagcttttaaatttaaaaattttgatattaattatgATATGTAAATGTTTTTTGATCTAACTgtttgattttttcttcttttcttgcaGTGTTTAATTTTACGACCGGACAGCATAATGTTGCAGAAGTGACGGAAGATGCTTACGATGACTGCAACACTGCAAATGCCATATCTACTTTGACCACCGGTCCGGCAAGGATTACCCTTAACAAGACCGGTGACCATTACTTCATTTGCAGTGTCCCCGGTCATTGTTCAGCCGGCCAAAAGCTCAAGGTTGAAGTTCGAACTGGTAACACCACCGGTGGCGTTGCTCCGTCGCCGCCTGTAACTCCAAGCACCACCACTTTTACGGTGGGTGACTCTACCGGTTGGCGTGTCCCTACCAATAATGATGATTTTTATGAGGATTGGGCTGATCATAAAGACTTCGTTGTTGGGGATGTTTTAGGTcagcttttaaatttaaaaattttgatattaattatgATATGTAAATGCTGTTTGATCTAACTgtttgattttttcttcttttcttgcaGTGTTTAATTTTACGACCGGACAGCATAATGTTGCAGAGGTGACTGAAGATGGTTACGACGACTGCAACGCTGCAAATGCCATATCTACTTTGACCACCGGCCCGGCAAGGATTACCCTCAACAGGACCGGTGACCACTACTTCATTTGCAGTATCCCCGGTCATTGTTCCGCCGGCCAAAAACTCAAGGTCGAAGTCCGAAATGGCAACCGCACCAGTACTTCCCCCACACCTGGAACCCCAAGCGCCGCCGCGCCTGGAACTTCGAGTTCACCCGGGACCAACTCAGCTTCCTCCCATGTTGCTACTCTGTCTCTCGTCTTCTTCATGTctattgccttgactttgttcTGTTGATTATGTCATTAACCATTTTTGcgttttttccctttttatgtGATATCATGTGAGATCAGATTTGAGATTTCATTGGTTTTATGATAGTAGTGATGAAATATGTAGTGATATTTTTCgtgattgaataaatttttttttccgatattaattattagataatctaaaatattaaaaggaattttaataatggattaaaacaaaaacttactcaattaaaatttaattagatttaattatcaatatttatatttatatttaaatatgaacatatttattaaaatattttattaattaagaatATCTATTTCATTGTGGATGATGATGTCGGTGAATATAGTACACCGTCATCTGAAACGGGATTTAATTTTGTTCcacatttcttttttattaactttagtGCTACACGACATAGGggaaaaacaaatgtttttcatGGGATGGGATAATATGGTCCTTTCATAAATAGTTGTTTTTTAGGGGACCAATTTCCAgctatttacaaattttatttcttcaaaatgaaaaagaaaaatattaaaatatcatttccTACTTAAATTTGTCTCTAAAGTTTAATTTAGTACTTGAgtttttttgtctcaatttagtataaatttgggtttta
The nucleotide sequence above comes from Gossypium raimondii isolate GPD5lz chromosome 13, ASM2569854v1, whole genome shotgun sequence. Encoded proteins:
- the LOC105782138 gene encoding probable GPI-anchored adhesin-like protein PGA18, with product MGGKSTMAALLVILAANLLQSTYGRTYTVGDSTGWGIPANNNDDFYDDWADNKDFLVGDVLVFNFTNGQHNVVEVTEAGYDACNAANPVSTGSTGPARITLNRTGEYYFICGIPGHCSAGQKLNVEVRNGNTTGGVTPSTPVTPTTTTYTVGDSTGWRVPTNNDDFYEDWADNKHFVVGDVLVFNFTTGQHNVAEVTEDAYDDCNTANAISTLTTGPARITLNKTGDHYFICSVPGHCSAGQKLKVEVRTGNTTGGVAPSPPVTPSTTTFTVGDSTGWRVPTNDDFYEDWADHKHFVVGDVLVFNFTTGQHNVAEVTEDAYDDCNTANAISTLTTGPARITLNKTGDHYFICSVPGHCSAGQKLKVEVRTGNTTGGVAPSPPVTPSTTTFTVGDSTGWRVPTNNDDFYEDWADHKDFVVGDVLVFNFTTGQHNVAEVTEDGYDDCNAANAISTLTTGPARITLNRTGDHYFICSIPGHCSAGQKLKVEVRNGNRTSTSPTPGTPSAAAPGTSSSPGTNSASSHVATLSLVFFMSIALTLFC